Proteins from a genomic interval of Trichoderma breve strain T069 chromosome 2, whole genome shotgun sequence:
- a CDS encoding uracil DNA glycosylase superfamily domain-containing protein gives MSNLKRKAASTGNETEAKKTRANGSIASFFGAVPKPAGTSAISASPAAKFDKAKWVEGLTAEQKELLKLEIETLHDSWLALLKDDVTTKEFLELKKFLNRETAAGKKWFPPKEDVYSWSRHTPFNEVKVVIVGQDPYHNVNQAHGMAFSVRPPTPAPPSLRNMYIALKKDYPSFIEPANRGGLLIPWADRGVLMLNTCLTVRAHEANSHANRGWERFTQKVIDLVAQKRTRGVVFMAWGTPASKRVQKVDKQRHLVLLSVHPSPLSASRGFFDCGHFKSANEWLISRYGDDGEIDWALRPDNTTKKAVKEVPKKDSKEDTAASTNGEEKKTKEEDSEEDSLEKPKGDAKTNGESKAKKPELDDDEDVDSDEEAALEEALKIAEEKIKN, from the exons ATGTCGAATCTCAAGAGAAAAGCGGCCTCGACAGGCAACGAGacagaggccaagaagacaagggccaatggcagcattgcTTCCTTCTTCGGGGCTGTCCCAAAGCCAGCCGGAACCAGTGCtatttctgcttctccagccgccAAGTTTGACAAGGCGAAATGGGTTGAAGGCTTGACTGCCGAACAGAAGGAACTGCTCAAGCTCGAGATTGAAACTCTCCATGACAGCTGGCTTGCATTGCTCAAAGATGATGTGACTACCAAGGAATTTCTCGAATTGAAGAAGTTCCTGAACCGCGAGACAGCGGCTGGCAAGAAATGGTTCCCGCCAAAGGAGGACGTTTACTCCTG GTCTCGCCATACCCCATTCAACGAAGTCAaggtcgtcatcgtcggccaAGACCCTTACCACAACGTGAACCAGGCTCACGGCATGGCCTTTTCCGTCCGACCGCCCACTCCGGCGCCGCCTTCGCTCAGAAATATGTACATTGCTTTGAAGAAGGATTACCCCAGTTTCATCGAGCCAGCGAATAGGGGTGGCTTGTTGATACCATGGGCCGACCGAGGCGTATTGATGCTCAATACATGTCTTACCGTCCGCGCCCACGAGGCCAATTCACATGCCAATCGTGGATGGGAGCGTTTCACACAAAAGGTTATCGATCTCGTCGCCCAGAAACGGACGCGAGGTGTCGTATTCATGGCATGGGGAACACCAGCCAGCAAGCGCGTACAAAAGGTGGACAAGCAGCGCCATCTTGTGCTCCTCAGTGTTCACCCTAGTCCTCTCAGTGCATCTAGGGGATTCTTCGATTGCGGCCACTTCAAGTCGGCAAACGAGTGGCTTATCTCTCGATATGGTGACGATGGTGAAATTGACTGGGCTTTGAGGCCTGACAACACGACCAAAAAGGCTGTCAAAGAGGTCCCTAAGAAAGATTCCAAAGAGGACACAGCGGCCTCCACGAacggagaggaaaagaagacaaaagaggaAGACTCGGAGGAAGACTCcttggagaagccaaaggGTGATGCAAAGACCAACGGCGAGtccaaggcaaagaagcccgaactcgacgatgacgaggacgtcGATTCCGATGAAGAGGCAGCATTAGAAGAGGCCCTTAAAATTGCGGAAGAGAAGATTAAGAACTAA